Proteins from one Drosophila gunungcola strain Sukarami chromosome 3R, Dgunungcola_SK_2, whole genome shotgun sequence genomic window:
- the LOC128261731 gene encoding solute carrier family 22 member 6: MDFDQILEKCGSAGRYQYLMILLLGYIAFTTTVHYYSQNIIGFVPQHWCYHEALANRSFEEIAAVYAPFGKEASCTRLDKIEGDRLTVSNETCQRWIYNYDFGFKSMNAELNWVCDDAYKARIGQSLFFLGSLVGTFTFGMLGDKVGRVRAVILANQCGFVGDFLTTYAANLVQFAIFRCISGLAATANYYLMFILVLEYLAPKLRNMAISGTLGICFCLGALVAPWLSVLAGNWRIYLTCSALLQLVVALFYFVVQESAQWLITRTNVEGAIARLKHIAHFNGKEVKAADFEAFRRNCIVKRKMSNQPEQTAGIFDLMKTPNLRKISLLVVITFMLTSLSFNTISRNVEGLGLSPFVVFSLFAVVVPPSGFIQGLLQSKVGRKTTAFLAMLCTGLLSCALGVALSMDGAQGNVTLLLAFALPMRLGISMCYTVTSQFASELLPTCVRSRGIAAVHLAAAGASFVSPYLIHLGTMLPAAPSLILALLLLSAAVCTLMLPETNNRQLPITLADGEAFGKGEPMLSFDCWQRNDDDVSKQPAEELKLNQLNGQTQVETEAEV, translated from the exons ATGGATTTCGACCAGATCTTGGAGAAGTGCGGCAGTGCGGGTCGCTATCAGTACCTGATGATTCTGCTGCTCGGCTACATAGCCTTCACGACCACCGTCCACTATTACTCGCAAAACATAATTGGGTTTGTGCCCCAGCACTGGTGCTATCATGAGGCTCTGGCAAACCGTAGTTTCGAGGAGATTGCCGCCGTGTACGCCCCGTTTGGCAAGGAGGCCTCCTGCACCCGACTGGACAAGATCGAGGGTGACCGTTTGACGGTGAGCAATGAGACCTGCCAGCGCTGGATATACAACTATGACTTTGGCTTCAAGAGCATGAACGCGGAG CTTAACTGGGTGTGCGATGATGCCTACAAGGCGCGAATCGGACAATCCCTGTTTTTCCTCGGCTCCCTGGTGGGAACCTTCACCTTCGGCATGCTGGGCGACAAGGTCGGCAGGGTAAGGGCCGTCATCCTGGCCAATCAGTGCGGATTCGTTGGCGACTTCCTCACCACCTACGCCGCCAACTTGGTGCAGTTCGCTATTTTTCGGTGCATTTCTGGTCTCGCTGCCACGGCAAATTATTATCTGATGTTTATTCTGG TTCTGGAATACTTGGCGCCCAAACTGAGGAACATGGCCATAAGTGGAACTCTTGGAATATGCTTTTGCCTGGGTGCTTTGGTGGCCCCCTGGCTTTCTGTGCTGGCCGGGAACTGGAGGATCTACCTGACCTGTTCGGCGCTGCTCCAACTGGTCGTGgctctattttattttgtggtgCAGGAGAGCGCCCAATGGCTGATCACTAGGACCAATGTGGAGGGGGCCATTGCCAGGCTGAAGCACATCGCCCATTTTAATGGAAAGGAAGTGAAGGCTGCCGACTTCGAGGCCTTCCGAAGGAACTGCATTGTTAAAAGGAAGATGTCAAATCAACCAGAGCAAACTGCTGGCATTTTCGATCTTATGAAGACTCCAAATCTACGCAAGATATCGTTGCTGGTGGTGATTACATT cATGCTGACTTCGCTGAGTTTCAACACGATTTCTCGAAATGTGGAGGGCTTGGGTCTGTCACCCTTTGTGGTCTTCTCGCTGTTTGCAGTGGTTGTCCCTCCATCCGGATTCATCCAGGGCCTCCTGCAAAGCAAAGTGGGTCGCAAGACCACTGCCTTTTTGGCCATGCTCTGCACCGGACTGCTGTCCTGCGCCCTGGGAGTGGCCCTCTCCATGGATGGGGCCCAGGGCAACGTGACCCTGCTGCTGGCCTTCGCCCTGCCCATGCGGTTGGGCATCTCCATGTGCTACACGGTCACCTCGCAGTTCGCCTCTGAGCTGCTGCCCACCTGTGTGCGCTCGCGGGGAATCGCTGCAGTGCATCTGGCCGCTGCGGGAGCCTCTTTTGTGTCGCCCTACCTCATTCACCTGGGCACAATGCTGCCGGCCGCTCCGTCTCTCATCCTGGCCCTGCTCCTCTTGTCTGCGGCCGTTTGCACGCTCATGCTGCCGGAAACGAATAACAG GCAACTGCCCATCACTTTGGCCGATGGCGAGGCCTTTGGCAAGGGTGAGCCCATGCTGTCATTCGATTGTTGGCAACGGAACGATGACGATGTGTCCAAGCAACCGGCCGAGGAACTTAAGCTGAACCAACTCAATGGGCAAACACAAGTCGAAACGGAAGCGGAAGTGTAG